The sequence below is a genomic window from Sorangiineae bacterium MSr12523.
CCGTGATGACGGGCCCACACGTCCTCGGTGGCTCCGCCGCCCCCGCCGCATGCACCACGAGCCACAGACCAAACGCCACGAACGCCGCAACGAGCCACCTAAGCATGGATCCACCTCGCTAAATCAATCCGCCCCCATCCCCAAAGAAGCGCAGCACCGCTGCGCCTAGTGCGAGGGTACCATGAAACGGGGCGCCCCTAACCTTGGGAACAAGGAGCTTCGTTGACGCCGGCGTTGCCAGCCGCTAGCGCTGCCTCGGTGCAAGCGGCACTAGCCGGACACGAGCTCCTTCGCATGCTCAATACGCCATGCACAAGGTGCGAGCCAGTGTGTCCTTCGGTGCTGGGGACTGACTCCAGGCCGTAGGCTGAGCGGCATCGCGAGGGAAATTTTTGGAACCACTGCGAGCGTCAATTAATGACCACGTTTCCCGTCGCCGGACACGTTCCCGGATTGAGGACCCTCCAGTTCTTAGGGTCATAGGGAAAGCTTGGATCGAGCGGGGGACTCGATACTTCCGAGGAACATCCCTCCGACGGAGGAGCCGCAGCCCCCGTCCAGGTATTTCCGGTGATCCTAATCGGCACGGAACCGGGACTCGTTGGGATCCTCTCGTCCATGATCCCGACGTTCATGGTCGTGAACGTGTTCCTGCCTAGATCACTGCTCGTTCCGAGATCAACGGAGCGTCCACCTGCCTCCACCAGACGTACGGAGATGAGTGAGCTTTGCAAGATCGAACTGCGAATCTTGACATCCCAATTGCCAAGCACCTCGAGGCCGTAATAGTCATCTTTGAATATACTATCAGCGACCGTGAACGTAGGCACGATGCCGTAGGAGATGCCCTCGAGCGTTACTCCGTAATAGTTATCGTGACTATTGACGTTACGAATCGTCACCGTCGCAGCTGAGATGGGGTCGGAGCCATCGGCACCGCCGACTCGTCGGCCGTTCGACGGATTCGAGTTGACGTCTACGTTGTTTACTTTGAGTCCAGAGACAACGGAGTAGTTCCTCGAGAGGTACCCGCCGATACCTAAGAAGTTCGCGGTATCGGACAGTGCCATGCCTGGGGCATTCGCCCCCGCGAACGTATCACCGGCAACAACGGGAGTTTGGTGGCGCGTCTCTTTTTCATGCGCGCTCTCTCCGCGAAGCGCCGCATTCTCGACTCGGCTATAGATACCGATGCAGAACTTCGAAACGTTCAGCGTCTCCACACGTGCGTTGGGCCCCAGCACGAGACCGACCTTTGCCGCGGGAGCACCGCAATCGCTCTGGCCGCTACCTACGAGTTTCGTTTCGGTGGCACTTTCGCCCTTCAGCGTGACGCCTGCCCGCACGTTCTCCTTCAAATTACGATTCCAAGGATCCGCTGGAACAAAGTTATCGCCGTGCCACGAATCGTAGATTCCGTTCTTGAGCACTACGGTATCTCCCGCCGCAGCGCACAACAAGGCTTGCTTGACCGTACGAAAGGGATTTTCACCCGTGCCGTCACCCTTATCCACTCCGTAGGGCGAAGCGGTAATCGGCGTGATCGTGACCGCAGCGTCCAACGACCCGGTTCCGCGTTTGTTCGTAACACGAACTGGTTGTGCCCCCAGCGGCGATCCATGAGGAACAAGGACGGTAAATGTCAGGTTTTTGGGCGTGGCGGACTGAATGGCGCCCTCAATGTCGCCAACCATAACCCGTGTGGCACCGTCCAAAGAATCGCCCTCGACGTGAATCTCGGCCGCTAGCTTCGTTGGTTCGCCACCACTTCCCTGTCGAATCTGCGCCGCATCGCTATTGGCAACGCTCACCGACGCAATGTATGGCGGCGGCGGTTCGATCACGCCGCCGTCGGGATTGACTCTCACACCTCCGTCCGGAGTCTTGTCCCCGACTGTGTGTCCGGGCGAATCATCCCCGCATGCGGCTATTGTCGTCAACGCGAGAACCAGTAGGACGAAAGGAAGCGCCATTGCCGGATGCAGGAGAGCAAAGCAAGAGAGTCGTTTTGTCATTGGGTCAACCACGTTGAGTTATCCCATTCGCGCTCCAAATGCGTCCACAGCCACGGGAGCTTTGCTTTCATCCGCTTCAGATCCCTTCCAACCGGACCGGGGTGAACGTCGAGGCGGTAGGATCCGCGGGACCGAGAACGCCTCCGATGTTCGAGCCCCAGCACCAGGCGTGGTCATCCCTTGTAATGGCGCACGTGAATGCGAACCCCGCTACAATGTGTGCGACGTTCGATACGCCTAACACCTGTGTTGGAACTGGTGTGCAGCCGTATCGATCAAGCGCTGGATCGTGACCGAGAGCGCCGGAAGCGTTGTTGCCCCAACAGTAAACCATGTCGTCGGTGAGAACTGCGCACGAGTGCTCATAGCCAACGGCAATCTCCCGGGCCGCACTCAATCCCGATACGACGGTCGGCCGGCCATTACATTTCGTACGCTCGCATGGCGGGTCGAGAGCCCAATCATGTCCAAGCTGACCGGCGAGATTGTCTCCCCAGCATGCAACTTTTCGATCGGAGAGAATTGCACACGAGTGCTGAAACTTGCCAACTGCCAAGGATAGAGTACCCGCGAGGACTTGCCTGGGTTGCGGGTGAGAATCGGTATCCCAATGCGGCGGCGGATCGGCCCCTGCTTCCTGGGCCTTGGCCCGCCCAATCTGGGCGTGGTCCGCTGCCCCCCAACACCAAATGCTCCCATCATGCTTGCGTGCACATGAGAAGTTTTTGCCCGATTGGAGACTCGCAACGCCGTCTAGACCAGGAATGGCATTGGGTGAGGCCGTGCGTTCCCCATTGAAAGGGCCGATACGGCCCTTTGAACTAACGCCCCAACATGAAGTGCCCCGGTCGAAGGCCGCACAACTGAACCCGTCGCCGGTCGACACCTGCAGCGCGCCTCGGGTATTGCTGACGACAGACAGCGCGCGGGTGACGTCACCGCCGTCCACTTCGGGAACACGACCGGTCTCTCCATCGCCGTTTTTGCCCCAACATGATATCTCGTTCCCCGCCGTGATGGCGCAGGCATGAGCGACATAGATGCTTGGCAGCGTTGCCCAGGTGCCCGGCAAGATTTTGCCCGGAGGCGGGTGCGTTGTACCGTCCTCCTCCCCTTGCCCAAGCTGGGCATAGTCATTCGTTCCCCAGCACCGGACCGTATCCCCCCGGGTTACGCATAGATTCCCTCCCCCAGCCGAAAGGTGAATCGAGGGCTCTGGCGGATCCGGAAGCGGACCAATCATGCCGCGATCCATCCCGGCATCCTTGGGCGTCTGGGTGGAGTCAGAGTCGCCACAGGAGAGTGTCACTCCAGTGAGAACAGATGCTCCCAAAAGAGCGAGCCCGAGCATGCGAACCGAGCGAGTCCCTCGTCTGAGCGCGGAAGGCTTAGTGGAGTTCGTCTCGAGCATCACGCTTTCTTTGGCTCAAATTCCGACTCCGCTTTGGAAGAATCGACGCATCGGTGATTTTTTGCTGGCGGCCTCTAGGCGGATGCCCGGCCCGCGAGTGTGAGCACCTGTAGCCATCTGCCAATAAAAAAAAAGCGGGAAAGGTCACGAGACCTTTCCCGCTCCGTGTTGTAGGACGGACGTCGGCTACGCGCGACGGCGACGCACGAGCATCAGTGCGAAGCCGAGGCCACCGAGGAGCGCCATCAGGCCAGAGGCCGGGGTGCCCGTGGTGTTGCAGTCGCAACCGCCGCCTTCGGTGCTGGCGTTGCCGCCACCGCCGGAGCCGGAATCGACACCGCTGGCGTCGGGCTTCACGGTGCCGCTGTCGCCCGCGTCCTTGGTCCCGCTGTCGGTGCCTCCGTCAGTACCACCCGTGGTGCCAACGACCTGGTCGATCGAGGCCGACGGGACGCCCGCGTAATTCGTATCACCGGAGTAGACCGCGGTGATCTTGTGCGTGCCTTGCGCGAGGGTCTTCACGTTCTCGAGCTTGGCGACACCTGCCGTGACTGTGATGGGGCTACCGAGATTCTCGTTGCCGTCCTTGAATTGGACGGTACCCGTGAAGGCAGCACCACCCTGCACCGTGGTCGTGATAGTCGCAGTGAAGGCGACGGCTTCACCAACCGCGCTGGGAGACTTCGAGGACACGACGGTGGTCGTGGTCTGCGCCTTCTTGACTTCGAACGGCAGGCTGCCCGAGCCGTTCTCGTAGTCTCTGGAACCAGTCGTGAAGTTCGCAACGATCGTGTGCTGCCCACCGGTCAATTTCTGAGCAGCCAATACGGCTTCACCGGTGGTCGGATTGATGTCGCCGTTTGGACCGACATTTTGACCATCAACGGTGAACTGCACCTTGCCGATAGGAGCCGGCGCGCCAGGGCGCGTTTGCACCTTCGCAGTAAAGGTCACTTCCGTTCCGTAGGTCGCGGTTTCCGGATTGGCCGTGATGTTGATGTCCGGCGCATTGGCCGTCACACGCTGGGTCAACGTCGCGTTGCCTTCGCGGAAGTTGTCGTCACCACTATAGGTCGCAACAATGGTGTGATTACCGATTGCGATGTACGTTCTAGCCTCGGATGAGGCTCGCCCATTGACGACTGGCACCGGGGAACCAATGGGATTGCCATCTTCCGTGAAGGTCACCGTTCCCGTCGTGTTCTGGGCAAACGTTCCACGGATGATGGCCGTATACGTGACCGCGTCACCCAAACCCGACGGGTTCTGAGAGGAACTCAGCGTCACGCTCGTACGGGACTTGTTCACGATGAGGGTCGCCGCTGCGGAATCGGCGCGGTTGTAGAATGGGTCGCCCGCATAGCTCGCCCTGAACTCGTGGGTACCAACGGAGAGGCCCCCGATGACGATGCGTCCCGTCGAATTGGCCGCATCGATCTGCCCGCGGCCGAGAGCCGTCGTCCCTTCGAAGAACTCGATAACCCCCGTCGGTGCATTCGGATTCTTCGCCGGCGAGATGGTCCCGATGAGCGTGGGGCTGGCGCCGTATTCGACGATGGCCGGGGACGGCGTCAGGGTGAGAACCGTGTTCGCCGGATCGTAGTAGGTGAACCCGCCCCGCTTGATCTCGGGGTCTCCGGGTCCAGCCGTCACGGCAACATCGACCGCGTGCGGAGATGCGCCGCCACCCGTGTACGGAGGCGTCGTCACGTGGATCTCGAACTCGCTGATGTACTGGAAATTCGTGCCGGCAACGCCACCGAAGGTGACGGTCGACTCGGGCTTGAACCCGGCGCCCTTGATGACCACCTCGGTGCCGCCTGCCGTGGGGCCGAAGTTCGGGGTAATCTCGCTGATGAGGATCCTGCCGCAGCCTTCCACCGTGAGGTCGTATGCACCGCCGCCGCCGTCGACGAACTCGTTCACGACGATCACGAAGTCCCTCAGTGCGGGGACGTCGACCGAAAAGTTCCTGGAGGTACTTGCAAGGACCTGGTTGCCGGTCGAGCCGATGTAGTTGGCCGTGATGTTCTGCGGGTCGAATGAATCGACGTACGCGGACGCGAACAAGCCTTGCCCCGACTTCGCATTCAGCGTGACACGGATGCAGGCGGGGTTGCTCGCCGTTCGATTCTTGAAGATGTACCGGTCATACCCGTACTGCCCCGCGATGACTCCAGGCGCCGGCACGGTTTGTCCGCACAGCGTGGGGAGGGACACGCCCGCGTTGATACGACCGTTCTCCTTCGGATCGCCCGGCGAATCGATCTGTCCCGAAATCGTCTGCGGACAAGTTAAGGGCGGGTCAGCCTGTGCCCCGGCGGTCCCGGCAACGAGCCAGAGACCGAAACCCACTATTATACCAATTAACCACCTAAGCATGGGTCACACCTCGCTATTGGAAAGAAGGAGTCCTCTGAATACCATGCGGTTGTACGATTCCGTAGTTTTATGCATGCCTCTGGTAGGCGTTTTTTTACGCATAAAACGTCACCTGAAGCGTTTCAAACCAGCTGTTTCACCGCACTTCGGGTAAGGCAGAGTCGGCGGCGGGATGCGCCGTACCTGCCGGCAGATGGGGGCCTTGACTTCGAGCGCACTCTAACTCCTATCGATGGTGCCCAAGCAACACGAGAAGGAGATGCGAGTCATGGCGAATCAAACCACGAAGACACGGAAGCTGGGCAAGTTCGATGTGTCGGCCCTCGGTTTGGGTTGCATGGGAATGAGCGAATTTTATGGCGCCACCGACGAGGTGGAGTCGATTGCCACGATCCATCGCGCGCTCGAGCTCGGCGTGAGCTTGCTCGATACGGCAGATGCGTATGGGCCGCACACGAACGAGGTGCTCGTTGGCCGCGCCATCAAGGATCGACGCGACAAGGTGTTTCTCGCTACGAAGTGCGGCATCGTTCGCGACCCGAACGATCCCAACGTGCGCGGTGTCAATGGCCGGCCGGAGTACATCAAGGCATCGTGCGATGGGAGCCTGAAGCGGCTCGGCGTCGACGTCATCGATCTGTATCAGCTGCACCGGGTCGATCCGAAGGTGCCCATCGAGGAGAGCGTCGGCGCACTGGCCGATCTCGTGAAGGCCGGCAAGGTGCGTGGCATCGGGCTTTCGGAAGCCAATGCGCAGACCCTTCGGCGCGCGCACGAGACTCATCCCATCACGTCGATTCAGAGTGAGTACTCTCTCTGGACGCGCGATCCGGAGGAGGACGAGGTACTTGCAACCTGCAAGGAACTCGGCATCGGCTTCCTCGCGTATAGCCCGCTGGGCCGCGGCTTTTTGACGGGCCAATTCAAGCGCTTCGAGGACCTCGAGCCCGACGACTACCGCCGGCACAATCCGCGGTTCCAGGGCGAGAATTTCCAGAAGAACCTGGACCTCGTCACCCAGATCGAAGGACTCGCCAAGGAGAAGGGGTGCACGGCGTCGCAGCTCGCGCTCGCCTGGGTGCTTTCGCGCGGCGACTTCGTCGTGCCCATTCCGGGGACGAAGCGGCGCAAATACCTGGAGCAAAACGTGGCGGCGCTCGAGGTCACCGTTACGGCGGAGGACGTGAAGGCCATCGATGCCGTGTTTCCGCCGAGCGCGGCTTCGGGCCAGCGCTATGCTCCGCACATGATGGCCATCCTGCGAGGTTGAAACCGTGAGCTCGCCCCAATCCGAACGAAGAAAGAAGGATACGATGACGATGCCCGGCGAGCCCGAATGGACCATCCGCGAGGTGGCCGAGAAAACCGCGGTGACGGTGCACACGCTCCGCTATTACGAGCGCATCGGGCTGCTCGCCGGCGTACCACGCTCGGCGAGCGGTCACCGTCGCTACGGCGAAGCGGAGGTGCGCTGGGTCGTTTTCTTGCGGAAGATCCACCAGACAGGGATGCCCATCCGCCGCATGCTCGAGTACGCACGCCTCCTGCGCCGCGGGGAGTCCACGGTGCGCGAGCGCAGGCTCCTCTTGGAAGCGCATCGCGAAGAGGTCGAGCAGCGCCTCGCGGAGCTTCAGGCGAACCTCGACATCCTCAAGTGCAAAATCGCGATGTACGAGAAGATGGAGCAAGAGGCGGCGAGCGGACCGTCCCCCTTCGAGCTGCGCGCCAAGGCCGCAAACGGGAGCTAGCCCGCCTCGAGGGTGTCGAGAAGCGCCTTGGCCGCGCTGGCGGTGCGATCGCGGGCGGCGTCGTTCAGGGCGGGTTCGACCTCGAGGCGTAGCTCTTCGTCCCGCACTATGAGTGAGCCCACGGCCTTCGCCTGGAAGAAGGCAAAGAGGGCGCGGTACGCATGGTCCACCTCGGGGCCATGCGTCTCCAAGCGGATGGTGGCGATGCCCAATGCGGGCTTGCCCGCGAGGGCGTCGGGTGGAATCAAATCGACCACCGCTTTGAGGGCGCCGGAGTACGTGGCCTTGTAGACCGGCGTCGATAGAACGATGGCCGCGGCCGACTTCACCGCGTCGACGAAGCTTGCGATTTTGGGCGCATGGGTGCGGCCGTGGAAGACGTCCTCGGCGTCGAAGTCGCCGAGGGAGAAGTGGCGCGCGGTGAAGCCCGCGCGCTCGAGCTCCTTGGCGACGGCACCGGCGACGAAACGCGAACGCGAGGCGGACGACGGACTGCCGCCTACGAAGACGATGTCTCGACTCATGAGATTCTCCTTTTGATTCGGGGACGCTACGAGGCCGTGAAGCCGCCGAAGGCGCGCTTGTAGTGCACGAGCGGCTTGCCGTGCGTGACCTTGGCGTAAAGCACCTTGCCGAGAACGATGGTGTGATCACCCGCGGGGTGGCGCTCGTGGCAGCGGCACTCGAGGTGAACGATGGCGCCGTCGATGAGCGGCACACCGGCGACGGGGCCCTCGTTGAGTGGCACGTCGCGGAAGCGGTCGACCTTGCGCTGGGAGAACTGCGCCGCCACCCACGCTTGCTCCTGCGCGAGGATGCTCACGCCGAAGTGCTCGTGCACGAGGAAGCGATCGTGCAAGCTCGCCTGCTTGCCCACGCACACCAGGATGAGCGGAGGTTCGAGCGACACCGAGGTGAACGCCGAGGCGGTGAAGCCGACGGGACCCTCCGGGGCACGCATGGTGACGATGGTCACGCCGCTGGCAAAATGCGCGAGGCTTTCACGAAATGCCGCGGTCGAGATCGTATCACCCATGGGTTCCTCCCCCTTCTGTATAGGGGCATTCGTCCCCCAAATCACGCGTTTACCCCTTCCGGGACGGCGTGAGCCCGAGATGGAGCGCCTGCACATCGGAAAGGATGCGCGCCGCATCGGCGACAGCGAGCGCCGCCGGGGCCCTCATGCGGCGACCGTTTGGCGCGATCCTTCGAGTTCGCGCACCAAAGGCAGAACGCGTTTTCCGAAATACTCGACCTCCTCCAGGTAATGCAAAAAGCCTCCCAGCACGAGGTTCACGCCGAGGCTCTTCAGCGCCACGATGCGCTGGGCCACTTGCTCGGGGGTGCCGACCAAGCCGGTGCGAAATCCGTCGTTGTATTGAACGAGATCCTCGAAATTCGAATTCTGCCACATGCCCTTGCCGTCCGGCGCGGCCTTGCCGGCCTGCTTCACGGCGGCGCCGAAGCCTTCGACGGCGGCTTTGTCGGCCTGGCGAATGATCTCGTGCAAGACGTCGTGGGCCTCGGCTTCGGTATCTCGCGCCAAGATGAAGCCATTGACACCAAATCGCACTTTGCGACCTGCAGCCACCGCGTGAGCACTGACCTCGTCGATTTGCTCTTTCAAACCGGCGAGTGAATTGCCATTCATGAAGTACCAATCGGAAACGCGGCCTGCCATTTTTCGGGCGGCGGTGGAGTTGCCACCTTGGAAAATCTCCGGGTGCGGAGATTGGAGCGGCTTGGGCTTCAGGCTGAAGTCGCGAATGCGATAGAAGTCGCCGGCCAACGAGAAGTGGTCCTCGGTCCAGATGCCGCGCAGGGCACGGATGAATTCCTCCGAGCGGCGGTAGCGCTCATCGTGCTCGAGCCACGATTCGCCGAGGGCGGTGAATTCTCCTTTGAACCAGCCGCTCACCACGTTGACGGCAAAGCGCCCGCTGGACAGGTGGTCCGCCGTGGCGCCGAGCTTCGCGAACACACCGGGGTGCCAGAGGCCCGGGTGAATGGCCGCAATCACCTTGAGGCGCTGCGTGGCGAGGAGGAGCGCCAGGCTGAAACTCGTCGATTCGTGCTGGTACTCCGCACCGTAGCTCGCCATGTAGCGCACTTGGCTGAGCGCATATTCGAATCCATTGTTTTCGGCGAGGACGGCGAGCTTTCGATTGTAATCGTAGCCCCAATCCGTTCTTTGTTCGATTTTGCTCACCACCAGTCCGCCGCTGACATTGGGCACCCAATAGGCAAACTTGATGGCATCGTCCGAAAGGGTCTCGTTGCTCATGGCATGGTCCTCTCTTCGTCGCGGCGCGTGGCGCGCGGCTAGGTACAGGCCATGGCGGTCATCATGATGTTCCCCTCAAGAGTAAAAGGACGGCGCCGGCAGCGCGTCGGTGAGAAACCAGCGTCCGAGATCGCGCCGTTTGTAGTCGACGGGATCGTGCAAGGTGTGGGTGCGGAGGTTTCGCCAAAAGCGGTCCAGGCCGAGGCGCGCGGTGGTGGCGCGTGCGCCGGCCGTGTCGAACATGCGCGTGGTGACCTCGAGGCCGACGCGTGTGGTGGTGACCTTGGCCGAGGCAACGGCGACAGCCACCGCGCCGCGTTCGTCGGCGCTGAGCGCGTCGCCGCGTGCCCAGGCGCGCTCGAACGCGACACCGGCGGCGTCGGTGACATGCCGCGCCGCCTCGAGCTCGACGTAGAGCTCCCCGAAGATGCCCAGGATGTACGGATCGTCGACCGCACGCTCCACGCCGCTGGCGAACCATGCTTTGCCGCGCTCGCGCGTGATCCGGCGGGCAGCTTCGAGGGCGCCCTCGGCGATTCCCAGGTATACGTTGGCGAGCGTGAGCTGCGCGATGAGCGGCCGCAGGGTCGCAAAGGTGCTACCGAGCGGGCCGGGTTGGGCCAGAAGCTCGTGGGGCTGGATGCGCACGTTCTCGAAGAGCACGGAGCCGCTGTCGGTTTGGCGCTGGCCCATGTTGTCCCAGTCATCGCGCGCGACGATGCCCGTGCGGTTCGCAGGGATGGCCCCCACGAGGAGCTTGCGCGTGCTCGCATCGAGGGCGGAAACGACGAGGATGTCCGCGTCGCGGGCCCCGGAGCAAAAGCTCTTCTCGCCGCGCAGAACGAAGTCGTCACCGTCCCGCGACAGCGTGGCGCGGTCATCGAGCGGGTTGAGGGCGTTGCCCCAGAACAAGTGCCGCTCGGCGGTTTCGCGGGCGAGGGATTCGTATTGTGCAGGCGTGCCGAAGAGGCGAACGGTGGCAAGCAACAGGTGCTGAAAGCCGTACACGTGCGCAAGCGCTCCGTCGGCGCGGGCGATGATGCGCACGCTGCGAAGGATGGTGGGCCAATCGGCACCGGCGCCCCCAAGGGAAGCGGGGATGCTCAGGGCGAGAAGACCGGAGGCGCGAAGGGCATCGCGTTCGGACTTGGGCGTGCCACCTTCGCGATCGCGGGCGACGGCGGTGGTCTCGAAGTCGGCAGCGAGGTTCGAGGCAATCGCAAGCGGATCGGCCATTGACGGGCGTCATGTGCATGCGGCGCGCCATTCGGAAATCGTGCAGGATGCGGGCGGGCGCTGCTTCTGGAGCAACAGCCGACGTGCACTCGGGTGTTGCTGGGGAAGCAAAAGCCTCCTTCATCCAGAGGGAAGCAAGACGGCCCGAAAGTTGCGACGTGGGAACGTGCATGGACATTCTTTGGTTCCTTCCCACCCATGGCGATGGGCGATACCTCGGTACGAGCGAGGGGGCACGCGCCGTGGATTTGTCGTATCTGCGACAGATCGCGCAGGCGGCGGATTCGCTCGGGTATTACGGCGTACTGCTGCCCACGGGTCGCTCTTGCCAAGATGCGTGGATCGCGGCGGCGACCATGATTCCCGTCACGGAGCGACTGCGCTTTCTCGTGGCGCTGCGGCCCGGGGTCACGTCGCCGACGACGGCGGCGCGCATGACGTCGACCTTCGATCGGCTCTCGCAGGGGCGGCTTCTTCTCAACGTGGTCACCGGCGGCGATCCCGGTGAGGCCGAGGGGGACGGCATCTTTCTCTCGCACGACGAGCGCTACGCGGCGACGGCGGAGTTTCTCGCCATCTACAAGCGCGTCCTCGCCAGTGAGACCGTGGACTACGAGGGAAAGCACCTGCGGGTGCGCGGCGCGAAGCTTCTCTTTCCGCCGTTGCAGCGCCCGCATCCTCCCCTCTACATCGGAGGCTCTTCGCCGCCGGCGCATGCCATCGCAGCGCGCGACGTCGACGTCTACCTCACCTGGGGCGAGCCACCGGAGGCGGTCGCGGCCAAGGTGGCCGACGTGCGGCGCCGGGCCCAGGAGCTCGGTCGCACGGTGCGGTTCGGGCTGCGCGTGCACATCATCGTGCGCGAGACCGAACGCGCTGCGTGGGACGCGGCCGAGGATCTCATTCGTCATCTGGACGATGCGTCCATCGCGGCGGCGCAGAATGCTTTCGCCAACTTCGAATCGGAGGGGCAGCGCCGCATGTCGGCCCTTCACGGCGGACGACGCGACAAGCTGGAGGTGAGCCCGAATCTATGGGCCGGTGTCGGATTGGTGCGCGGTGGTGCCGGAACGGCCTTGGTCGGCGATCCCGAAACCGTGGCGAGCCGGCTGCGCGCGTACGCGGCGTTGGGCATCGACACGTTCATTCTCTCGGGCTATCCGCACCTCGAGGAGGCGTACCGCGTGGCGGAGCTGCTCTTCCCCCTCTTGCCCGTGTCCACGGCGGCGAAGCGCAACGGCGCCGTCGATCACAATGTCACGGGGCCGTTTGGCGAGATCATCGGCCAGCGCTATGCGCCGAAGCCGCTCGCCGCCACACCGCGTCCCCCACGTGCACCGGACGCGCAATGAACTTCAGGCGGTGGAACGTATCGGCGATGGACTGCTGCGACTCCATCGTCTCGTCGTCGATGCGCACTGCACTTCCACCCACGGTGCCAACCTGGCCCAAAAAGGCGTCCACCACGTCGGCGTGCGCATCGGCAAATGCGCGCCGTCCAATGTAGAATGCACGATTGGGTGCGAGGCCTCGCGCATCGCGCAGCACGCGCGTGGGCATCTCGCGCTGCAGGCTCGTGAGCAGCGGATTCCAGATGGCCCACGCGTCCACCTCACGCCGCACGAATGCGCCATAGGCATCGCCGGGCGGCAAGGTGCGGATGTCCACATCGCTCCAAGAGAGCCCTGCCTCTTCCAACGCGCGCACCACGAAGTACACGACATTGGCCCCACGGCTCATGGCCAGCGCCTTTCCGCGTAGGTCCGCGAGATTTCCCATGGCCGAGCGCTCGTGGACCACGATGGCCTCGCCCTCGGGCGCCGGCGGCTCGGACGCGAGGTACACGACGGGCGCGCGCGCCGCTTGCGCGAACACGGGGGGTGCCTCACCCGCGACACCTAGATCCATCGTCCCATTGGAGAGCGCATCGACGACATGCATCCCGGTCGCGCACTCGATCCACTCCACCTCCGCGCCATGCGCCGCCAGCGCCTCGTC
It includes:
- a CDS encoding NAD(P)H-dependent oxidoreductase, whose product is MSRDIVFVGGSPSSASRSRFVAGAVAKELERAGFTARHFSLGDFDAEDVFHGRTHAPKIASFVDAVKSAAAIVLSTPVYKATYSGALKAVVDLIPPDALAGKPALGIATIRLETHGPEVDHAYRALFAFFQAKAVGSLIVRDEELRLEVEPALNDAARDRTASAAKALLDTLEAG
- a CDS encoding DUF1565 domain-containing protein; the protein is MTKRLSCFALLHPAMALPFVLLVLALTTIAACGDDSPGHTVGDKTPDGGVRVNPDGGVIEPPPPYIASVSVANSDAAQIRQGSGGEPTKLAAEIHVEGDSLDGATRVMVGDIEGAIQSATPKNLTFTVLVPHGSPLGAQPVRVTNKRGTGSLDAAVTITPITASPYGVDKGDGTGENPFRTVKQALLCAAAGDTVVLKNGIYDSWHGDNFVPADPWNRNLKENVRAGVTLKGESATETKLVGSGQSDCGAPAAKVGLVLGPNARVETLNVSKFCIGIYSRVENAALRGESAHEKETRHQTPVVAGDTFAGANAPGMALSDTANFLGIGGYLSRNYSVVSGLKVNNVDVNSNPSNGRRVGGADGSDPISAATVTIRNVNSHDNYYGVTLEGISYGIVPTFTVADSIFKDDYYGLEVLGNWDVKIRSSILQSSLISVRLVEAGGRSVDLGTSSDLGRNTFTTMNVGIMDERIPTSPGSVPIRITGNTWTGAAAPPSEGCSSEVSSPPLDPSFPYDPKNWRVLNPGTCPATGNVVIN
- a CDS encoding flavin reductase family protein; this translates as MGDTISTAAFRESLAHFASGVTIVTMRAPEGPVGFTASAFTSVSLEPPLILVCVGKQASLHDRFLVHEHFGVSILAQEQAWVAAQFSQRKVDRFRDVPLNEGPVAGVPLIDGAIVHLECRCHERHPAGDHTIVLGKVLYAKVTHGKPLVHYKRAFGGFTAS
- a CDS encoding Ig-like domain repeat protein, with the protein product MLRWLIGIIVGFGLWLVAGTAGAQADPPLTCPQTISGQIDSPGDPKENGRINAGVSLPTLCGQTVPAPGVIAGQYGYDRYIFKNRTASNPACIRVTLNAKSGQGLFASAYVDSFDPQNITANYIGSTGNQVLASTSRNFSVDVPALRDFVIVVNEFVDGGGGAYDLTVEGCGRILISEITPNFGPTAGGTEVVIKGAGFKPESTVTFGGVAGTNFQYISEFEIHVTTPPYTGGGASPHAVDVAVTAGPGDPEIKRGGFTYYDPANTVLTLTPSPAIVEYGASPTLIGTISPAKNPNAPTGVIEFFEGTTALGRGQIDAANSTGRIVIGGLSVGTHEFRASYAGDPFYNRADSAAATLIVNKSRTSVTLSSSQNPSGLGDAVTYTAIIRGTFAQNTTGTVTFTEDGNPIGSPVPVVNGRASSEARTYIAIGNHTIVATYSGDDNFREGNATLTQRVTANAPDINITANPETATYGTEVTFTAKVQTRPGAPAPIGKVQFTVDGQNVGPNGDINPTTGEAVLAAQKLTGGQHTIVANFTTGSRDYENGSGSLPFEVKKAQTTTTVVSSKSPSAVGEAVAFTATITTTVQGGAAFTGTVQFKDGNENLGSPITVTAGVAKLENVKTLAQGTHKITAVYSGDTNYAGVPSASIDQVVGTTGGTDGGTDSGTKDAGDSGTVKPDASGVDSGSGGGGNASTEGGGCDCNTTGTPASGLMALLGGLGFALMLVRRRRA
- a CDS encoding MerR family transcriptional regulator, with translation MTMPGEPEWTIREVAEKTAVTVHTLRYYERIGLLAGVPRSASGHRRYGEAEVRWVVFLRKIHQTGMPIRRMLEYARLLRRGESTVRERRLLLEAHREEVEQRLAELQANLDILKCKIAMYEKMEQEAASGPSPFELRAKAANGS
- a CDS encoding aldo/keto reductase, whose amino-acid sequence is MANQTTKTRKLGKFDVSALGLGCMGMSEFYGATDEVESIATIHRALELGVSLLDTADAYGPHTNEVLVGRAIKDRRDKVFLATKCGIVRDPNDPNVRGVNGRPEYIKASCDGSLKRLGVDVIDLYQLHRVDPKVPIEESVGALADLVKAGKVRGIGLSEANAQTLRRAHETHPITSIQSEYSLWTRDPEEDEVLATCKELGIGFLAYSPLGRGFLTGQFKRFEDLEPDDYRRHNPRFQGENFQKNLDLVTQIEGLAKEKGCTASQLALAWVLSRGDFVVPIPGTKRRKYLEQNVAALEVTVTAEDVKAIDAVFPPSAASGQRYAPHMMAILRG
- the sfnG gene encoding dimethyl sulfone monooxygenase SfnG, with the translated sequence MSNETLSDDAIKFAYWVPNVSGGLVVSKIEQRTDWGYDYNRKLAVLAENNGFEYALSQVRYMASYGAEYQHESTSFSLALLLATQRLKVIAAIHPGLWHPGVFAKLGATADHLSSGRFAVNVVSGWFKGEFTALGESWLEHDERYRRSEEFIRALRGIWTEDHFSLAGDFYRIRDFSLKPKPLQSPHPEIFQGGNSTAARKMAGRVSDWYFMNGNSLAGLKEQIDEVSAHAVAAGRKVRFGVNGFILARDTEAEAHDVLHEIIRQADKAAVEGFGAAVKQAGKAAPDGKGMWQNSNFEDLVQYNDGFRTGLVGTPEQVAQRIVALKSLGVNLVLGGFLHYLEEVEYFGKRVLPLVRELEGSRQTVAA